The Plasmodium gaboni strain SY75 chromosome 9, whole genome shotgun sequence DNA segment GagattaaaaaatatttattacaaaaaaatttagaTATTGTTATTCAACCAACTACTTTATTAAATTCAAgattttttcttattcattttaaaaatataaataaaaaattcCACGGAATTTTATTGGAATTATCTACACATATAGAAATACATAAAACATTAGATagaaataatttatataaagcAAATGATGTTTCTCAAATGATATATGTTTATGAACATAGTACAAATAGTAAAGAActcttaaaaaaatttataaataataatttcgAACTGTGTACAGGTATTAGTAATAAACTTAATCATTTCAATTTTCAAAATCATACaaaattattcaaatatcatgatatattttttgctgaaaaacttatatatgaatatttaaatacaccattttatgattattatgatttatatgtaaaaacATTTAATGAAATGcataatcatataattatggaaaaagaaaataataacaaacaaaatgaaattGTTGAAGAAACAACAGATCTAGCAACCATCATAGGATCCTTAGATAATTCTTAcaatattatgaatataattGAAAAACAAGATGGAGATATCGATTTCGAAGCATTATTAAGTTATGATATAGAAAAGGACAATTACGAATCGGACGTCTCAGACTTATTACTGGGTGGCACATATTATTTGcaaaaaaagtaatatggacacacaaatataaatataaatatatgtacatgtatatatttatagatatatttatatatgtatatatttatattttaatttt contains these protein-coding regions:
- a CDS encoding putative transcription initiation factor TFIID subunit 7, with the protein product MEKNKKESTIKISLNINTKLNDTYLDEQNDIINEAPIKNNNKEIIHSLNLIENIRHGTFDYKDLKEVYFMNDNDLFSMLNDKKASEEKGKGNKEDPHNNNNNNIDNKICNNDKVSDKNKNSRNNNNDINIENEGDKNYNFNINNETNIFVVDNDVDKVCIIRFPFSVSKEIKKYLLQKNLDIVIQPTTLLNSRFFLIHFKNINKKFHGILLELSTHIEIHKTLDRNNLYKANDVSQMIYVYEHSTNSKELLKKFINNNFELCTGISNKLNHFNFQNHTKLFKYHDIFFAEKLIYEYLNTPFYDYYDLYVKTFNEMHNHIIMEKENNNKQNEIVEETTDLATIIGSLDNSYNIMNIIEKQDGDIDFEALLSYDIEKDNYESDVSDLLLGGTYYLQKK